From the Eschrichtius robustus isolate mEscRob2 chromosome 3, mEscRob2.pri, whole genome shotgun sequence genome, the window CAACTATCAGGAAGGCCGGGAGTTTCACCAGAAGGCTGCCGACACGCACGGTgggtaccaggggctggggaatggGATTGGGGCCAAGGGACTAAGAGGGGGTTCCAGCTGGGGCCCGGAGGCTGAAGAGTAGATGGACGTTTAGAACTAATTATGGGACTGGGAAGTCCAGAACAGGGGAGTGAGGGTgtgcagggggtgcaggagaTGGGATAGCCAGACAGGACAGAGGGtcatgggcccagaggctgagGCCTGGGGTTGGGAAGGCAACaatgggcagagggaagagccctGGCTGGTAGAGGAGGCCTGAAGTGGAGCCAGTGCTTCCTCTAAATGATTGTGTGACATTTAGCGAGTCATTTTTGCTTTCTGAGCTTCAGGTTCTACATGTATAAAAATGGAGCTATTAATACGTGCCTTGCCTGACTCCCTGGATTTATACGTGGCTCAAACTAGCATGGGGGAGGCATTCAGGCCAAAGCTCAGGACTGAGGAGAGGCTGGGTTTCACGCGTTCAGGCCTCTGTGGTGCATCTGGAGGTGTGCCAGGGTTGAGCACAAGGACTCCTGGCAACCCTCCCTTTGTCTTTGGGGGGGTAGGGTCCTGATGCCCCAGCAGCCAAAGTCCTCTCTTAATATGGGGCGGGCTCTGTCACCAGGCTCTGTGGGGCAGCGATGGGAGCAGGGCCGGAGCTTTGGAAGCCTGGCATTTGCACTGAGCCAGCTGGGAGACCACAAGGCTGCCAGAGACAACTATCTACATGCTCTGCAGGCTGCCCGGGACACTGGTGAGGGTGAGggggtttgcaggtggcttgggGTGGGGCAAAGGCTGAGGATCCTTGGGGCTGGTGGGGAGGCAGACAGGGGGACTTGGGGTGGGGAGTACCTCTGGAGGGGTAGGGAGCTGTGGGAGGACCTCTCAGGCTGTCTTCCCCAGGGGACGTGAAGGGGCAATGGCAGGCCTGTGAGGGTCTGGGGGCTGCTGCAGCCAGACTGGGGCAGCATGACCAGGCTTTGAAGTACTATAAGGAAGCGCTGGCCCGGTGTCAGGTGAGACCCTCCATCCCGGACTCTAACTCTTCCCCAGTATCCCTCCAGCTGTCTCCTGCTATCCTTTCTCTGGCTGACATTCCTGCCTTCTCCCCACCATTCATTCACTCGTCCAATGTGCATTGAGCACATTGTGTGCTAGGTCCTGGGACACTATTGAGAGGAAGAGTCCATCTCTGTCCACAATTCTGGGCAGGCGGTGGCAGGACCCTGGCAAAGGCATGGGGATGGGCTAGAAAAGAGGGGAGACAaagtccccttccctccccttttcctgtttctttcttcccCGATCCCCAGAGGACCACAAAGCCCAGGCTTCCTCCGTTACCCCGTTATCCACTCTCTCCCCAGAAGGAACCAGATTCGGTGCGAGAGCGGCTGGTGGCCAAGCTGACAGATGCCATAAGGACCCACTTGGCCCGGGGTGGGCTGCTCCCGACCCACACCCTGGTGAGCTGACACCTGAGACAAGgagcggggggtggggagaggttaCCCAGAGAAAGGGGTGGTGGTGAGCAGAGCTGCTGTCCTCAGGGCTGCTGCTGCACTTGACTGCTCATCTGTGTTCATCTGCCCTGGGGCCTGCATATGGGATATATATCACTTTCCAGAGGccacctgggggtggggaggtgggcgggGGATTGTGTCACGTCTCCAACACTAGGGCTGTGCCAGGGCCTTGGCTGAGTGGTAACTAGCTCAGTGGGTGAAAGCCAAGGGGTGCCTTCAAAGATACTGAGCCAAACCTGTGAGCAGGTGGAAAGGTTTGTCCTTGGCTGCAGTTCCCCAAAGGGCCACAGGATGGGAGCAGTGCTCCAAGGAcgttcctctctcccctccctccttcgcTAGGGGGCATTTCTCTGTGGGTCTCTAGCCTTGTCCCTCCTTCTCTGACTCCTTCTCCCCCTCTCGCTACCTCCCAGCTCTCTCAGCAGGTCAGTGTCTCTCCAGCTGCCTCCTCCCTTACACTCTGAGATTTCTCAGGCAACCTCCTACGCCAGGAATTGAAATTATACTTTactatttgttatatttatttactaGGTTTTATGTTCTCTTATTTGAAAGACTAGGACACCATATTTATAATTTgcaagtaaaattaaattagcCTGGTATATGCAGAGGACTGGATTGGGGGTCAGAAGAGCTGGGTTCCATCTGAAGTTGGCCACCGACTTTGTGTGACTTTGTCCCGGAGGCCCCAGGCAGGATGAGGTGGTCATTAAGCTCTGGCCAGGTCTGATAGTCCATGAGCCCGAGTTCTAACTTGAGAGTTACTAGCAGGGCCCTTAACACAACAAAGGGCATTGCCCTGTAATTTCATCCTCAGACACAAGGCACAGCCCAGCTGTCTCTAgcacttctctgtctctctggggCCATTGTGTGTGGAGAGAACATACATGCATACCACAACCACAGCTGGGATGGCCATTTTTCTGAAACTGATTCCCTTTACTCCCCTTCATTCCCAGACCTCAGCTCCAGGGGGGCCCCAGGCTCCAGGTGGGGCCTGCCCTGTGGTGGGGACCCCAGCCAGGGTGGGAAAAGGCACAGCAGGAGTGCGGCACAGGTGAGTGAGTAGGGCAGGCAGGAACAGAGCTTCAGGTGTGGGTATGGCCTCTGGAGGGTGTTGGGAGGTGTCACAGACTGTCAGTGGCCGGTGGGATCTGGGGAGGAGGGGATCTGGCTGGAGTGCCACTCTGCCCCCTGTTCCCTGCCCCTACAGATCTTCCAACAGGTGGGAAGATGAGTTAGAGGAGGGCCACGAGGGGAAAGAGGAAGAGTCGGCGAATGTTCTCACGACGTCTTGGGCACCAAGACTGGAGCGTGAGTCTAAGTAGGCTGTTTCCAGCTGTGCATCGCCTTCCCCCAAATGGGAGACTCTCATTTCCTTTATCCCCACGCCCCACTCTGTCATTTCCCCGCCTCAGGTCTGAGACTGAGGCCGCCCCACACACACATTGTATTCCCAACCCCAGGACCAGGCCTCCCCACTTTCTGCTTGTCTCTCAAGGCCCTGGCCCATTTCCCCTAAACCCTTTCCTGAATCGCCTCTTCCTCCCTGCTTCTGAGGCTTTCCTAACATCTAGAACTTTGTATCTTAGGGCACCAAGGCTTTcacacctactacatgccaggcactggatgCTTTTCTTACCTTAGCTTACTGTTTACTAGTCTCTTCCCCCAAAGGCTTGGCACTCTGAGGACAGAGTTCCTTGCTACTTGGTGACTTGAATTCACTGATGTCTTCTTTTCAGCGTGTTTTCTTCCAGGCATCAGTGACACTGGTGAATCATCCCCAACTTTAGTCGGCCCAGGTTTGCCAAGCACCTGCCCTGTACAGGTGTCTCCTCTGTGTACAGTAACCAATACATCCCCTGATACCCACCCTCCTTGTTCTTCTCCCAAAGATGTCTCGTTTCCACCATGATGGTTCTTGGTGCAGAGAGGCCTGTGATGAATGTGTTTGGTCCTCTCCATTCAGGTCCAAGACCCAGGGCCCATCTCTCATTTGGAGGCCAAGGCCCCCTCAGAATGGAGAACCCTGGCCTTCTGGTCACCAACGGCCCCCACAGCAAGAGGTGGGtccctgggggaagggaagaggccTGGAGAATAGATAAAAGAAGTAGGAGAGGGTATGGCTTTGGATGACTTTAATGGAACATGATCACTGTTAAAGTTGGGGGAAGATGTGGTCTGGTGCTTAGGGATATGGTGCTTTGAGCCTCTTTGTCTTTGCCCTTTAGCAATCTGAACGGCCCTCACCCGGCTCTGGAGGCCCAGGGTGTCCCCTGCCTCCTGCACAGCCTGAGTGTAGGCCTCAGCGAAAGGGAGAGTCCTGCTGAATTGGGGGACAGGCGGCTTAAGCCTACTCCCtcctgccctggagcctgcgagcAGAGGTAAAGGCCAGAGAGGGTAACAGAAACTGGAGCCAGGGCAAGCTGCCTTCTGTTCGCTCCCTAGTCACTCCCATTGGCAAGCCCCTCTCTGCCTCCTTCAGGTCATCCAAACAGCCCAGGGAAACCCCCAGCAGGAACCCTCAGAGGAGATCCACTGAGTCTGGCTTCTGCAGGATCATGTGACCCTCCCCCGCTGGCCACAGCATGGCCCCTGCAGTACCTCCTCAACATACACACTTCAGGGGCTTCTGGGGCTGAGCCCCTTCCCAGTCATTCCCAGTGAGCACTATATGGACACGGAATACAACGTCAGAAAGTGGGCTCCAGAGCAGGCTGGACAAGGGCTTTGCAGGCTCAGCACTGAGGTGGTCTGTGTGCTCCTCGTTGGGATTTTTGGACtcaataagcaaaagaaaaatgaaaaacggATGGTGAatttctcccctttccttctgGATTCAGACCTCACAATTGCTAAGGCCCTTGCCAGTTCTTAAAACTATGACATCTTGGTTAAGAGGCTTTGGAGTCACTGACTCCATTTTCTCACGTGGGAAATGGTGATCTAATGCTACAGAAGATACGCCTTAACCAACCAATGGATGCATTCCTCTTCCTCCAAGAAACATAGCAGATGCTGGATGCAGGCCCCTCAGGCCTGTAGCAAAACTGCTGCCAGCAGCTGCAACAACAGTATTATGTAACACTGATCACTTAGCACATACCACACACTGTTCTGCAAAGTGCTTCACAAGTGtcttctcctttaatcctcacagcagatGAATcccctttcacagatgaggaaaacaaggCACAAAAGTTAACTGGTTTGccacccaggtcacacagctagtaagtgaagcTGCGATTCAAACCTAGGCAGTGAGTTGAGTACCTTCTAGAATGCTGTGCAGTCAGTTCTACTCCCCCAGTTAAGCCATTGCTTACCGAGTTGGTTGTGTTTGATACCAAATGTGTTTATTCCAGTTGTGTTATtgtaatttgtaatttaattaaattgaTGAACTAAGAGTGTGAAAACAAGCAGTTTCTATGAAAACTAAGTTGAATCCTTAGAAGACGTGATTCAGGTGAGTCACCTTAAAAACTGCTGTTGAATTAGATGTAAGCAGAGAGACTATTACAGATTGGGGGAAAATCATAAAAAATCTAGATGAATTTTGCACTCAGTTTGCTTCAaatatacaattaattttttttccaccttAAGGACACAAACTGCAAATTGCAGGTGATATGTAAGTGGTGAAGTTTATGAGATAAGGAAAATGGAGAACTACAATCTTTGGCCCTATCCTCAAAGACAAGACCCTGGTCACACTTTGACAGATGGCAAATGAatgggtttttttggccgtgccatgtggcttgtgggatcttagttgccccaccagggattgaaccctggccctcggcagggaaagcgtggagtcctaaccactggactgctggtgAATTccctgtattttttgttttaagtcgAAATAAAATTATCTACTCCCAGTCATGTCAGATAAGAGCATGTACTGTACTGTGAATTACTTCACAATGGAATTTTGAGGatgcattaaaatatttgtagaggacctactatgttccaggcacagaactaggtgcaggggacacagctgttAATCTTCCTTATCTAAATGGAGCTTATTATCTTGTCAGGCATTCAAGATGTCTTGATTGGGATGCAGATTCACTGGCTGTAACAAAAACCAATAGAACATTGCCTTTaaatagagaaggaaggaaggagaatggATTTTGAGGGACAAGTAGCAGCATCTGCCGCACGAGAGTATTGCTACTGGGTCAGGCCAACCCAATATCAACCATCATTGGCTCTACCATTTCATAGCTATATTATCTTAGGAAAATTACTCGACTTCTCTCTGCTACTCAATTTCTCATCTCTAACATGAGGATAAAAATACATCATAGGATGGACAGGATTAAATTagctaatatatgtaaagcatctGGAACTCAGCAGGTGCTCAATCCACATGCCCTTCTTAAACTGGTTTTGAAGGCATTTCCCAAAGAAAACTCCAAAATCTGAAAGGCAGCAAGGTGGACTAGGGCACTTGGGCACTGCCTTCCTGAGGATAGCCCTCATTTGGCTGTTTCATAAACTCTGAGTGTGTCATAATTTTACAGTTACGTCTCATCAGAATGAAGTCAGCAGTTGACAACCCTTTAGTTACATAGTTCTGCATTTGGAGAGGCATTTCAGCATAGAATAATGCTTAAGACTACAtactctaggggcttccctggtggcgcagtggttaagaatctgcctgccaatgcaggagacacgggtttgagccctggtccgggaagatcccacatgcctgccgcggaacaactaagcctgtgcgccacaactactgagcctgtgctctagagcccacgagccacaacgactgagcccacgcgccacaactactgaagcccgtgcgcctagagcccatgctcggcaacaagagaagccaatgcaatgagaagcccgcgcaccgcaacgaagagtagtccccgctcgccacaactagagaaagcccatgcgcagcaacgaacacccaacgcaggcaaaaataaataagttcattaattaaataaataaataaaaataaaaacactgaagaTCACTGCATACACAGCAGCCCTTACaaaaaaaagactacatactCTAGGTCAAGCTGCTTGGATCCTAGCTCCACTGACAGCTATCACTGTATCATTGGACATGTCACTCAacatctttgagcctcagttttctcatctgtaaaatggggataataacagagttgtgaggatgaaatgagatgattCATGTCAGCACTGGgcacataaactcaaaatgttatCTATGTCAAAGAAGCATGCTTCACATTGTGTTTTAGAAATGAATCTTCAGAATTACCAAATTAATTTTCTCAAGTAGGCCTGTAGGGAGTCTTGACTAATATATAAAAGTGAAACTACATATATACCGGTGAAGTTATAAAACAAAGTTAATGAGGTCTTGTGTAAGATCATCCAATTGTAATGTAAACCCTACATTTCAATTTAGATGAGTAAACTCAATGAGTAAACCACAAACAAAGTCTAACAAAAACAATTTTCCACCACAATCCCAGTCTGATACATTCAATTTCCCACAACAAACATGTAAAACAAACATAGATGAAGGCCAAGGGTACAACCCATAGGAGATGTTAAACCTCTTATAATTAAAAAGGAGACTATCAGAGGAGTAGTTAAAAGCAGGAGGGGTTCTTGTTTTCTCAGTGAACTAGCCGGGAATGGAATTCATgatacagaaaaagaatatacTAGCATAAAAACAAGACCTTcaatcctgtaataaaccataatggaaaacggAAAAAAATCCCCACAAAAACCCAAGCCCTTCATTCCACCTGGATAATTATCTTTATCTTAGTGCCTTAATGTAACCGGTCTGTTATTCCCCAAACTTCTCTCTTAACCCGGCAGGAGTGTGTTTGCATTCTTAAAAGCTCTTGGGTTACAAGTTTAGTCTTCCTCTCCAGGTTTTTCTTGAAATATTATCGTGACCTGGAGTCTAGGGTTTCAACTACGTTTTTAATCTTGGCATACTCAACCTATTTAAGGTTTATGGTTTTCTATTTCCACAGCTATTACCCGATAAAGAGCGATAAGTATTATGTATGATTAGGGAAGTACAGCGTGCTATCCTGGTAAACAGAGATAGGGGAAGCTAAtttggtggggagaggggtccTAAGTTATATGAAATGCTTAGCAGTGTGAATAAGAACATTAATTTATTGAGCCCTATGTACCAGGCGCTGTCGACGGCTTTGCATGGATTACCACCCCATGAAGTATGTACtcgtatccccattttatagacagggGACTGAAACCTGGAGAGCCATGTTCACTCAGTCACTAAGTGGTAGGGGAGGAAGCCGGGCTAACTGCTATGCTATACAGCTTCCTGAAAGAGCTACGAAAAACAAGAATTATTATCAAAGGGCGGTTGGAAGCAAAGCACTTTGGGTCGTCTGTGAGGCAACATGAAAATGCTCCCGCGAAGGGCTGGCATCTAGGCAAGGCGCCCGGACGAGGTGGGGCCGGGGCGGGAGTGCACCCGGGGCGCTGGCGCGCACAGTAACGCGCGAAGGAGCGGTGGAGTCCCACTACCGGTCCCGCCAGCCCCATGACAGCTTCCGTCGGCGGTGCGCGCGGCCCCGGCCTCTCGGGGGCGGGGCGAGGGGCCGCGCATgcgccggggcgggggcgggggcgggggcgggggcgggggttgggGAGAGGCGGGCGCCGGGCGGGGGCGCGCGCTCTGAGAACTGAATGTCCGGGCTGCGGGCGCTCCTGGGGCTCGGGCTGCTGGTTGCGGGCTCGCGCCTATCGCTCCTCAGAGTCCAGGCCGGCGCCTGTCGCGCGGGAGCCACCTGGTGGGGGCCGCAGCGGCTGATCTCGGGTGGCCGCGGGGACTCAGAGGTCATGGCGAGCTCAGCAGTGAAGTACCTGAGGTTGGACGGGCacgtgctctctgggcgggcacgCGGGGAGCGGGACTTGGGTGGAAGGGCCCCCCTCCCAGGGGCGGGACCTGGGCCGCGCCGCCTGCGCGACGGAACACCTGAGGGGCGGGGACTCAGGTTGTGGATTTCCTCAGCCAGGAGGAGGCCCAGGCCGTGGACCAGGAGCTGTTTAACGAGTACCAGTTCAGCGTGGACCAACTTATGGAGCTGGCCGGGCTGAGCTGTGCCACAGCCATTGCCAAGGTCAGTGGCACAACTCTCCACCCAAGGGGCAAGTCACTGTGCAAGCCACCTGGCCTAGGCTCAATGAAGTGGGAGGGACGGCCAGGCCGAGACTGGGCTGTCACTGCCCAAAGCCCCTCTGAATCCCCTTTGACTCTGCCTTCAGGCATATCCCCCCACGTCCTTGTCCAGGAGTCCCCCTACTGTCCTGGTCATCTGCGGCCCTGGGAATAACGGAGGAGATGGCCTGGTCTGTGCTCGACACCTCAAACTCTTTGTGAGTATGCGGGGAAGGGCTGTCGGGTATGAGGTTTCCAGGACCTGGGCTTGAATCACCCCTTTCCTTTCCTCACAGGGCTACCAGCCAACCATCTATTATCCTAAAAGGCCTAACAAGCCACTCTTCACTGCACTGGTGACCCAGTGCCAGAAAATGGACATCCCTTTCCTTGGTGAAATGCCCCCAGAGGTAGGTGGTTCCAGTTCACTGCCCTCCTCAATActgctgcctgtgttctgctCTTCCCTCACCTTTCCAGGCTGAGCTCATTTGCTTATCTTCCTTTCTAGAGGATTAACTCTTAGAGGGCAGggatagtgcctgacacagaagATGCCTAAAGCATGCTATCTGAATGGAAGTGGCGTAAGAGCCTTCTCCGTAAGGCGTGCTCCATGAGTTCCCAACACTACCTTCTCTACAGCTTCATTTCCCCTTAATTTCCCCtggtcacttttttaaaaaaattaattaatttattcatttatttttggctgcattgagtcttcgttgctgcgtgcgggctttctctagttgcggtgagcgggggctactctgtgttgcggtgcgcgggcttctcttgttgcagagcacgggttctaggtgcgcgggcttcagtagttgtggcacgtgggcttcagtagttgtggctcgtggactctagagcgcagggctcagtagttgtggggcacgggcttagttgctccgcggcatgtgggatcttcccggaccagggcgcaaacccgtgtcccctgcattggcaggcggattcttaaccactgtgccaccagggaagccccactcctgTAACTCTGCAGCCAGTTCCTCTTCGCCTAGCTTGCAGTAAACACATCATCTGCATCTCCTGGGAGCTGAAGTCACTGCCTCATCCTAAACCCTTTCTTCAGATGTTTCAGATCTTGGATTTAGGAGTGGGAAACTTgagaacttctttttaaaattccttaacacattttacaggtgaagagacTGAGATGCAAGAGAAGGGAAGTGATTTGTACAAAGTCACAGAACCAGATCACGGCAGAGCCAAGACCAGAACCTGTCCCTCCTGACTTCCAAGTCTCAGGCTGTCCTACACTGTAGCCTCCCCAATGGTTGGCAGGCACTCAGAACAGAAAATGTGACTGGACTCAGCTTGGCCTCAATCAGTGACCCACTTGCACTTAACTCTAGGCCTCAGAATGCCATCTGAATgagataaaattatatttgtgCCTATGTGAATGGTCTGTGGGTACAGAGGACAGCCCTCTCCTGTTAAGGGTTCTTTGTGCAGCTGCCGGCTCTGACatcctttcctttttctgctcTGCCACAGCCCATGCTGATTGATGAACTATACGAGCTGGTGGTGGATGCCATCTTTGGCTTCAGCTTCAAGGGTGATGCTCGGGAGCCATTCCGCAGCATCCTGAGTGTCCTGAATGGACTCACCGTGCCCATTGCCAGCATCGACATTCCCTCAGGTGCTGGGTCCAAGGAGGTTGGGGGGATTGGGGCCCTGCCCTGCCTTGAGGTAGGTACTAGGAGTCCTGGTTCTTGACTCAAGGTTCAGACCAAGTGTAGAGGCGCATACCACAGCCAAAGTAGGGCTGGGGAGCAAAGAGTTCAGGAATGCCCTTTACAGTGACTGTCAAAGAGACCAGAGCCCAGGCGTACATGGACACGATTTCCTCAGGTGGGGACCCAGGGGGCTTCCCACTCTTTTAGGACTAGAGTAGAGCAAGGTGTGGAAGGGGACTGGACATCTGGTCTTTTCCGCTCTTTCTGAATACCACCTTCTTTTCAGGATGGGATGTGGAGAAGGGAAACTCTGGAGGGATCCAGCCAGACTTGCTCATCTCCCTGACAGCACCCAAAAAGTCTGCAACCCAGTTTACTGGTCGCTACCACTACCTGGGGGGTCGTTTCGTGCCTCCTGCTCTGGAAAAGAAGTACCAGCTGAACCTGCCACCCTACCCTGACACCGAGTGTGTCTATCGTCTGCAGTGAGGGAAGGTGGGCGGGCATTCTTCCCAATAGATTTAGTTCCTCTCTCCCAGAGCTGTGGAGTCCTGGGAGCTCTTCTGGCAATAAAGGTTAAGAGATGGCAGGAGCCAGAGAGCAACACTGGAGATGCGGTGCCCTCTCTCTGGGGGAACAATATGCAAGAGGGGTTGCTATGACACTTGGGGGCAATGGCAATTCACTTTCAGATGCTAAAAAAGGCTCCCAAGTGAGGTGTGCTgtc encodes:
- the TTC24 gene encoding tetratricopeptide repeat protein 24, whose translation is MSSLNTEDTPQEPSPSPSSSKKKKKTRKWPRQEASIQALTRAGHRALLAGQNHKALTSFQRAFLLASKSPQTRDIPVLRACAFNLGAAYVETGDPARGLELLLRAQPQETAQGGCHGDQCFNVALAYHALGDLPQALAWYHKALGHYQPLGDQGQAQAKMGACYQALGQPELAAHCLQEASRAYAQAGQPRAAALALGAAAGCMLKSGQHGVRDVVQVLEESRRLAERSTERGLLGQLYNDLGLGYSQLQLFPLAAEAFRQALPLCRGPGEEATVLRNLGMAHNALGNYQEGREFHQKAADTHGSVGQRWEQGRSFGSLAFALSQLGDHKAARDNYLHALQAARDTGDVKGQWQACEGLGAAAARLGQHDQALKYYKEALARCQKEPDSVRERLVAKLTDAIRTHLARGGLLPTHTLTSAPGGPQAPGGACPVVGTPARVGKGTAGVRHRSSNRWEDELEEGHEGKEEESANVLTTSWAPRLERPRPRAHLSFGGQGPLRMENPGLLVTNGPHSKSNLNGPHPALEAQGVPCLLHSLSVGLSERESPAELGDRRLKPTPSCPGACEQRSSKQPRETPSRNPQRRSTESGFCRIM
- the NAXE gene encoding NAD(P)H-hydrate epimerase → MSGLRALLGLGLLVAGSRLSLLRVQAGACRAGATWWGPQRLISGGRGDSEVMASSAVKYLSQEEAQAVDQELFNEYQFSVDQLMELAGLSCATAIAKAYPPTSLSRSPPTVLVICGPGNNGGDGLVCARHLKLFGYQPTIYYPKRPNKPLFTALVTQCQKMDIPFLGEMPPEPMLIDELYELVVDAIFGFSFKGDAREPFRSILSVLNGLTVPIASIDIPSGWDVEKGNSGGIQPDLLISLTAPKKSATQFTGRYHYLGGRFVPPALEKKYQLNLPPYPDTECVYRLQ